A region of Microscilla marina ATCC 23134 DNA encodes the following proteins:
- the argB gene encoding acetylglutamate kinase, whose amino-acid sequence MEKLTIVKVGGGILDEPTQLDALILHFAQINGHKILVHGGGKVATQTAKRLGVETQMVDGRRLTSTEMLEVVVMVYGGLVNKRVVAKLQAKQCNAAGFTGADANIILAEKRPIKTIDYGWVGDVKEVNTEVLKGLLSQGIVPVIAPLTHDKQGNLYNTNADTMASVLATALSSLYQVRLWYCFEKPGVLANAQDDNSVIEHLSTQLYQTYQQSGVITDGMLPKLDNGFAALRQGAQEVIIGTTTALGADAFAGTRLVL is encoded by the coding sequence ATGGAAAAACTCACTATAGTAAAAGTAGGTGGAGGTATATTAGATGAGCCTACTCAACTTGATGCCTTAATTCTTCATTTTGCCCAAATAAACGGCCATAAAATATTGGTGCATGGCGGGGGCAAAGTAGCTACTCAAACTGCCAAAAGGCTAGGCGTAGAAACTCAAATGGTAGATGGCAGACGGCTGACCTCTACCGAAATGCTAGAGGTAGTGGTGATGGTATACGGTGGTTTGGTAAACAAAAGGGTGGTAGCTAAACTTCAGGCTAAACAATGCAATGCTGCGGGGTTTACGGGTGCCGATGCTAACATCATTCTTGCCGAAAAACGCCCCATCAAAACCATTGATTATGGTTGGGTGGGGGATGTAAAAGAAGTAAATACCGAAGTGCTCAAAGGTTTGTTGTCCCAAGGCATTGTTCCGGTAATAGCCCCATTGACCCACGACAAGCAAGGAAATTTGTATAATACCAACGCCGACACGATGGCCTCAGTATTGGCAACAGCACTGAGCAGTTTGTATCAAGTACGTTTGTGGTATTGTTTCGAAAAGCCTGGGGTGCTTGCCAATGCGCAGGATGACAATTCAGTGATTGAGCACCTCTCGACGCAGCTTTACCAAACCTATCAACAGTCAGGGGTGATTACCGATGGCATGCTCCCTAAATTAGACAATGGCTTTGCAGCCTTGCGTCAGGGAGCACAAGAAGTAATTATTGGTACTACTACCGCGCTAGGGGCAGATGCTTTTGCGGGTACCAGGTTAGTATTGTAA
- the argH gene encoding argininosuccinate lyase, with amino-acid sequence MAKLWDKGTNSHTEATQLIENFTVGKDRELDVWLAPFDVLGSVAHIRMLESIGLLDTTELTQLVVALADIYQAAQSGNFIIEAGIEDVHSQVEMMLTQKLGDVGKKIHSGRSRNDQVLLDLKLYMRHEIKEVVQLTTALFEQLMQLSDQHKNTLLPGYTHLQVAMPSSFGLWFGAYAESLTDDLLLLQAVYRIANQNPLGSAAGYGSSFPLDRQMTTDLLGFERLNYNVVYAQMGRGKVEKNVAFALGAIGGSLAKMAMDVCLYMNQNFGFITFPDHLTTGSSIMPHKKNPDVFELIRAKGNKLQALSNEILMITANLPSGYHRDLQLIKENFLPAFADLKACLQIATYMFQHIQIKEDILKSEKYKYLFSVEEVNKQVLAGTPFREAYKNVGLAIDAGNFDPDQSIAHTHIGSIGNPGNQQVQQKMQHIVQSFDFASVTQALDRLWEL; translated from the coding sequence ATGGCAAAACTCTGGGATAAAGGTACCAATAGCCACACTGAGGCAACCCAATTGATAGAAAACTTTACGGTAGGCAAAGACCGTGAACTGGATGTGTGGCTGGCACCTTTTGATGTGCTGGGCTCAGTGGCACACATTCGAATGCTCGAAAGCATAGGTTTGCTCGATACAACAGAGCTTACCCAACTTGTGGTGGCTTTGGCAGATATTTATCAGGCAGCACAATCGGGTAACTTTATTATTGAGGCAGGCATTGAAGATGTACACTCACAGGTAGAGATGATGCTTACCCAAAAACTGGGCGATGTAGGTAAGAAAATTCACAGTGGACGCTCACGCAACGACCAGGTATTGCTTGACCTGAAGCTGTATATGCGGCACGAGATCAAAGAAGTTGTGCAACTTACTACTGCTTTGTTTGAACAATTGATGCAGCTAAGCGACCAACATAAAAATACCTTGTTGCCTGGCTACACCCACTTGCAAGTAGCCATGCCCTCATCGTTTGGGTTGTGGTTTGGGGCTTACGCCGAAAGCCTGACCGACGACTTGTTGTTGCTACAGGCAGTTTACCGCATTGCCAACCAAAACCCTTTGGGCTCGGCGGCGGGTTATGGTTCTTCGTTTCCGCTTGACCGCCAAATGACGACTGACTTGTTGGGTTTTGAGCGGCTCAACTACAACGTGGTATATGCGCAAATGGGCAGGGGCAAGGTAGAAAAAAATGTGGCGTTTGCTTTGGGAGCCATTGGGGGTTCGTTGGCAAAAATGGCAATGGATGTATGCCTATACATGAACCAAAATTTTGGTTTTATTACTTTTCCCGATCACCTCACCACCGGGTCGAGCATTATGCCTCACAAAAAAAACCCAGACGTGTTTGAACTCATTCGTGCCAAAGGCAATAAGCTACAGGCACTCTCCAATGAGATATTGATGATTACCGCCAACTTGCCTTCAGGCTATCACCGCGACTTGCAGTTGATCAAAGAAAACTTCTTGCCTGCTTTTGCTGACCTTAAGGCTTGTTTGCAAATCGCTACCTATATGTTTCAACATATTCAAATCAAAGAGGATATTCTCAAAAGTGAAAAGTACAAGTATTTGTTCAGCGTAGAAGAAGTAAACAAACAAGTGTTAGCAGGTACCCCTTTTCGTGAGGCCTATAAAAACGTAGGGTTGGCAATAGACGCAGGTAACTTTGACCCTGACCAAAGCATTGCCCATACCCATATAGGCAGCATTGGCAACCCTGGCAACCAACAGGTACAGCAAAAAATGCAGCATATCGTTCAAAGCTTTGATTTTGCCAGCGTTACTCAGGCTTTAGACAGGCTTTGGGAGCTGTAG
- a CDS encoding M20 family metallo-hydrolase: MFNKEPYINLLKALIATPSFSREEDKTATVIEHFIRQRGLPPQRAGNNVWVKSSQFEAGKPVVLLNSHHDTVKPVQGWQRNPHEPNEENGTIFGLGSNDAGASLVSLLATFVYLNALPHRSYNLIYAATAEEEISGKNGIASILEQLGTINLGVVGEPTQMQMAIAEKGLVVIDGEAKGKAGHAARNEGENAIYKALQDIQWIQNYAFPKKSEWLGAVKATVTQIEAGYQHNVVPDSCKFVIDVRTQECYSNQEVVDVLQQHTQSTLTPRSLRLNSSGISVDHPIVQKGKALGLSCYGSPTLSDQALLPFTTIKIGVGDSARSHTANEYILRKEIEQGIDTYCQLLEGLEIFN, encoded by the coding sequence ATGTTCAACAAAGAACCCTACATCAACTTATTAAAAGCGCTCATTGCCACCCCTTCGTTTAGTCGTGAAGAAGACAAAACCGCGACTGTCATAGAGCACTTTATCCGGCAACGGGGATTGCCACCCCAGCGGGCAGGCAACAATGTATGGGTAAAGTCGAGCCAGTTTGAGGCAGGCAAGCCTGTAGTATTGCTCAATTCGCATCACGATACGGTAAAACCCGTGCAAGGCTGGCAACGCAATCCGCACGAACCCAATGAGGAAAACGGAACTATTTTTGGCTTGGGCAGCAACGATGCCGGGGCTTCGTTGGTGTCATTGTTGGCAACATTTGTATACCTCAATGCCTTGCCTCATCGAAGCTATAATTTGATTTATGCGGCTACTGCCGAAGAAGAAATTTCGGGTAAAAATGGCATTGCCAGCATTTTGGAGCAATTGGGTACTATAAACCTAGGCGTGGTGGGCGAACCTACCCAAATGCAAATGGCTATAGCCGAAAAAGGTTTGGTAGTGATAGACGGCGAAGCCAAAGGCAAAGCCGGACACGCCGCCAGAAACGAGGGCGAAAATGCCATCTATAAAGCCTTGCAAGACATTCAATGGATACAAAACTATGCCTTCCCTAAAAAATCGGAGTGGTTGGGGGCAGTAAAAGCGACTGTTACCCAAATAGAAGCGGGTTATCAGCACAATGTAGTGCCTGATAGCTGCAAGTTTGTAATTGATGTACGTACTCAGGAATGCTACAGTAACCAAGAGGTAGTAGATGTATTGCAACAACATACCCAAAGCACCCTCACCCCACGTTCGTTGCGGCTCAATTCGTCAGGTATTTCGGTAGACCATCCTATTGTGCAAAAAGGCAAAGCCCTGGGGTTGTCTTGTTATGGTTCGCCTACCTTGTCCGATCAGGCATTGTTGCCTTTTACTACCATCAAAATAGGGGTAGGCGATTCGGCTCGCTCGCATACTGCCAACGAATACATTTTACGCAAAGAAATAGAACAAGGCATTGACACGTATTGCCAGTTGTTGGAAGGGCTGGAAATTTTTAATTAA
- a CDS encoding N-acetylornithine carbamoyltransferase, which translates to MKHFITSADTDSVPQLVQKALDVKRNPRRYDQLGRYKTLGLLFFNPSLRTRLSTQKAAQNLGMSVMVMNFDKDGWQLETEEGIVMNGGNAEHVKEAAAVIGQYCDIVGLRTFARLQDAQADYEEKVIHQFRQYAGVPVVSLESEIRHPLQSLTDLLTIEYHRAKAKLSGRPKVVLSWAPHIKALPQAVANSFLEWTALMDYEVMLTHPTGAELSPEFTQGVTIEYDQKKALKGADFVYIKNWSSFSNYGQVIQAPDWKITQEKMALTNRAKLMHCLPVRRNLVIDDAVLDSAQSIVIEQAGNRETAAQTVLIELLKYLQTQDEPSDLAQSLIL; encoded by the coding sequence ATGAAACATTTCATTACCTCTGCTGACACAGACAGTGTCCCTCAATTGGTGCAAAAAGCCTTGGATGTAAAACGAAATCCACGCCGCTACGATCAATTGGGGCGTTATAAAACTTTAGGTTTGTTATTTTTCAACCCAAGCCTACGCACTCGCTTAAGTACCCAAAAAGCTGCCCAAAACTTAGGAATGTCGGTAATGGTGATGAATTTTGATAAAGATGGCTGGCAGCTTGAAACCGAAGAAGGAATAGTAATGAACGGTGGTAACGCTGAGCACGTAAAAGAGGCTGCCGCTGTGATAGGACAGTATTGCGACATTGTGGGGTTGCGTACTTTTGCCCGTTTGCAAGATGCTCAAGCCGATTACGAAGAAAAAGTTATTCATCAGTTCAGGCAGTATGCGGGCGTTCCAGTAGTGAGCCTGGAGTCTGAAATAAGGCACCCCCTGCAGTCATTGACCGACTTGTTGACTATAGAGTACCACCGGGCAAAAGCCAAGCTTAGTGGAAGACCCAAAGTAGTATTAAGCTGGGCGCCCCACATCAAGGCATTGCCTCAGGCTGTAGCCAACTCGTTTTTAGAGTGGACGGCACTAATGGACTATGAGGTAATGCTGACCCACCCCACAGGAGCTGAGCTTTCGCCTGAGTTTACCCAAGGTGTAACCATAGAGTACGACCAGAAAAAAGCATTGAAAGGGGCAGATTTTGTGTACATAAAAAATTGGTCGTCTTTTAGTAACTATGGACAAGTAATACAAGCGCCCGACTGGAAAATAACTCAAGAAAAGATGGCTTTGACCAACCGTGCCAAATTGATGCATTGTTTGCCAGTACGTCGCAACCTGGTCATAGATGATGCGGTGCTGGACAGTGCCCAATCAATTGTGATAGAGCAAGCAGGCAACCGCGAAACTGCTGCGCAAACTGTATTGATAGAGTTGCTCAAATACTTGCAAACCCAAGACGAACCCAGCGACCTTGCCCAATCATTGATTTTGTAA
- a CDS encoding DUF4097 family beta strand repeat-containing protein: MYKVKTVIILGILALVCQAQAQEVKEKKMAFDGARSVYLHLSLGNSITVKGWNKNEVYVKTSVEINGGKLNKALSMSYEKLGDEIVIKSKLDYDLLKKGKKEDCSDNYHNYSSSVNGERFYTCYKITHEIMMPRNAALRVKTINNKINLESLTGNLKINTVNGSINMTAQSIQPSQALKFNTVNGKIDLTVPASANTQVKMSTVNGRIYSHFEVPQKTKNGMRRIGGNRYNQRVKLTLGDGAASTVLSTVNGRIYLRKGK, translated from the coding sequence ATGTATAAAGTAAAAACAGTTATTATTTTAGGAATTTTAGCCTTGGTGTGTCAGGCACAAGCACAAGAAGTAAAAGAAAAAAAGATGGCCTTTGATGGCGCCCGCTCGGTATATCTTCACTTATCGCTGGGCAACAGCATTACGGTAAAAGGGTGGAACAAAAACGAGGTATATGTAAAAACTTCGGTAGAGATCAACGGAGGCAAACTCAATAAAGCCTTAAGTATGTCTTATGAGAAACTAGGAGATGAAATTGTTATAAAGTCGAAGTTAGATTACGACCTTTTGAAAAAAGGTAAAAAAGAAGACTGCAGCGACAACTACCACAACTATAGCTCAAGTGTAAACGGGGAACGTTTTTATACTTGCTACAAAATCACCCATGAGATAATGATGCCCCGAAATGCCGCGTTGAGGGTCAAAACTATTAATAATAAAATAAATCTTGAAAGTTTGACGGGCAATCTTAAAATAAATACTGTAAATGGCAGTATCAATATGACAGCGCAAAGCATACAACCTAGCCAAGCGCTGAAGTTTAACACCGTAAACGGGAAAATTGATTTAACAGTACCTGCCAGTGCCAACACACAAGTGAAAATGTCTACAGTCAACGGACGAATTTATAGCCATTTTGAGGTGCCTCAAAAAACTAAAAATGGCATGCGTAGAATAGGAGGAAATAGGTATAACCAACGTGTAAAACTTACATTAGGCGACGGTGCTGCGTCTACCGTGCTCTCTACAGTCAATGGTCGTATTTATTTGCGTAAAGGTAAATAA